A single region of the Lotus japonicus ecotype B-129 chromosome 4, LjGifu_v1.2 genome encodes:
- the LOC130711716 gene encoding uncharacterized protein LOC130711716 isoform X2 has product MDHQWRPNPRPIQFQPNVCPTCSISHFPFCPPPPFTSHPCWPPHHPNYHLADADRNFKRPRIIDEPFSEDERRLKLIRDHGLNPPQPPHHHGYVTPPLPHHHHQQQQPNQNGFHSDSHLHYPLRGIHHPHQQGPYYHEHAQPHDFRPSINESLHAHEANFPPNQKLNGHYHYPYPPGSSGSFSENMGQMEGSRFFRGQPPLPSSPPPPLPMDPPMKAYFSPPKQPPSLFPVHEPSKQYLGDAQSFLRNQLTAEKPKFVDASHLFRHPHRASRPDHFVIILRGLPGSGKSYLAKMLRDLEIENGGDAPRIHSMDDYFMTEVEDNDASKSSSSGRNKKAVKKKVMEYCYEPEMEEAYRSSMLKAFKKTVEEGDFTFVIVDDRNLRVADFAQFWATAKRSGYEVYILEATYKDPAGCAARNVHGFTQEDIEKMAGQWEDAPSLYMQLDMKSLFHGDDLKQSKILEVDMDMEDDLGEALPAVQGREAETVVNPPVRDDAGPVKDGKRWSAEEEHVMEVRELGKSKWSEDFAEDDIVHTEGMKGNINALSGLIHQYGKEQKSVHWGDQAGNTGFSIGSARKVNALSLVIGPGAGYNLNTNPLPQEDSSTRNSAEPKKNNTFQDRIRAERESFKAVFDRRRHRIGGLNVEDD; this is encoded by the exons ATGGATCATCAATGGCGTCCCAATCCCAGACCAATTCAATTCCAACCCAATGTGTGTCCTACCTGCTCAATCTCACACTTCCCCTTTTGCCCTCCCCCACCGTTCACCTCTCACCCTTGCTGGCCGCCGCACCACCCCAATTATCACCTCGCCGACGCCGATAGAAACTTCAAGCGACCCAGAATCATCGACGAACCTTTCTCCGAAGACGAGCGGAGATTGAAGCTGATTCGCGATCACGGTCTCAACCCTCCGCAACCTCCACACCACCACGGTTACGTTACACCACCCTtgccgcaccaccaccaccagcaaCAACAACCTAATCAAAACGGGTTTCATTCCGATTCTCATCTTCACTACCCATTGCGTGGaattcatcatcctcatcaacaaGGACCTTATTACCATGAACACGCACAACCCCACGATTTTCGTCCCTCTATCAATGAATCACTGCATGCGCACGAGGCTAATTTTCCTCCAAATCAGAAGCTGAATGGGCACTATCACTATCCTTACCCTCCTGGAAGCAGTGGCAGTTTTTCTGAGAACATGGGTCAAATGGAAGGTTCAAGATTCTTCAGGGGCCAGCCTCCTCTTCCTTCTTCGCCACCGCCTCCACTTCCAATGGATCCACCCATGAAAGCATACTTTTCTCCACCCAAGCAGCCACCTTCTCTTTTTCCTGTTCAT GAACCCTCAAAGCAGTACTTGGGAGATGCCCAATCTTTTTTGCGAAATCAGTTGACTGCTGAGAAGCCTAAGTTTGTTGATGCCTCCCACTTGTTTCGGCATCCGCATAGAGCTTCTCGTCCTGATCATTTTGTGATCATACTTCGAGGTCTTCCAG GTAGTGGTAAGAGTTACTTGGCAAAGATGTTGCGTGATCTTGAGATTGAAAATGGTGGTGATGCTCCACGTATTCATTCTATGGATGATTATTTTATGACTGAG GTGGAGGATAATGATGCATCGAAGTCTTCAAGTTCAGGCAGAAACAAGAAGGCTGTAAAGAAAAAGGTCATGGAGTATTGTTATGAACCTGAAATGGAGGAG GCTTATCGGTCAAGCATGTTGAAAGCATTCAAGAAAACAGTTGAGGAAGGAGATTTTACCTTTGTTATTG TGGATGACCGCAATCTGCGGGTAGCtgattttgctcaattttgggcAACTGCAAAG AGATCGGGGTATGAAGTTTACATTCTAGAAGCTACTTACAAGGACCCTGCG GGTTGTGCTGCGAGGAATGTCCATGGATTTACACAGGAAGACATAGAAAAGATGGCTGGGCAATGGGAAGACGCTCCATCATTGTATATGCAGCTTGATATGAAG TCATTATTTCATGGAGATGATCTAAAGCAAAGCAAGATACTGGAG GTTGACATGGATATGGAAGATGATCTTGGTGAGGCTTTACCTGCAGTGCAAGGAAGAGAAGCTGAGACAGTTGTTAACCCTCCAGTCAGGGATGATGCAG GTCCTGTAAAGGATGGAAAAAGATGGAGTGCTGAAGAGGAACATGTAATGGAAGTCAGAGAATTGGGTAAAAGCAAATGGTCAGAAGATTTTGCTGAAGATGACATTGTTCACACTGAAGGTATGAAGGGCAATATTAATGCTCTTTCTGGGTTAATTCATCAATATGGCAAGGAACAAAAATCTGTACATTGGGGTGACCAG GCTGGCAATACAGGGTTTTCAATTGGCTCTGCCAGGAAGGTAAATGCTTTGTCTTTAGTGATTGGACCTGGTGCTGGATACAACCTG AACACAAATCCATTACCACAAGAGGATAGTTCAACCCGTAATAGTGCAGAGCCAAAGAAGAACAACACATTTCAAGATCGAATCCGGGCTGAACGTGAATCTTTCAAAGCTGTTTTTGACAGGAGACGGCACCGGATTGGTGGTCTTAATGTGGAGGATGATTGA
- the LOC130711716 gene encoding uncharacterized protein LOC130711716 isoform X1: MDHQWRPNPRPIQFQPNVCPTCSISHFPFCPPPPFTSHPCWPPHHPNYHLADADRNFKRPRIIDEPFSEDERRLKLIRDHGLNPPQPPHHHGYVTPPLPHHHHQQQQPNQNGFHSDSHLHYPLRGIHHPHQQGPYYHEHAQPHDFRPSINESLHAHEANFPPNQKLNGHYHYPYPPGSSGSFSENMGQMEGSRFFRGQPPLPSSPPPPLPMDPPMKAYFSPPKQPPSLFPVHEPSKQYLGDAQSFLRNQLTAEKPKFVDASHLFRHPHRASRPDHFVIILRGLPGSGKSYLAKMLRDLEIENGGDAPRIHSMDDYFMTEVEKVEDNDASKSSSSGRNKKAVKKKVMEYCYEPEMEEAYRSSMLKAFKKTVEEGDFTFVIVDDRNLRVADFAQFWATAKRSGYEVYILEATYKDPAGCAARNVHGFTQEDIEKMAGQWEDAPSLYMQLDMKSLFHGDDLKQSKILEVDMDMEDDLGEALPAVQGREAETVVNPPVRDDAGPVKDGKRWSAEEEHVMEVRELGKSKWSEDFAEDDIVHTEGMKGNINALSGLIHQYGKEQKSVHWGDQAGNTGFSIGSARKVNALSLVIGPGAGYNLNTNPLPQEDSSTRNSAEPKKNNTFQDRIRAERESFKAVFDRRRHRIGGLNVEDD, encoded by the exons ATGGATCATCAATGGCGTCCCAATCCCAGACCAATTCAATTCCAACCCAATGTGTGTCCTACCTGCTCAATCTCACACTTCCCCTTTTGCCCTCCCCCACCGTTCACCTCTCACCCTTGCTGGCCGCCGCACCACCCCAATTATCACCTCGCCGACGCCGATAGAAACTTCAAGCGACCCAGAATCATCGACGAACCTTTCTCCGAAGACGAGCGGAGATTGAAGCTGATTCGCGATCACGGTCTCAACCCTCCGCAACCTCCACACCACCACGGTTACGTTACACCACCCTtgccgcaccaccaccaccagcaaCAACAACCTAATCAAAACGGGTTTCATTCCGATTCTCATCTTCACTACCCATTGCGTGGaattcatcatcctcatcaacaaGGACCTTATTACCATGAACACGCACAACCCCACGATTTTCGTCCCTCTATCAATGAATCACTGCATGCGCACGAGGCTAATTTTCCTCCAAATCAGAAGCTGAATGGGCACTATCACTATCCTTACCCTCCTGGAAGCAGTGGCAGTTTTTCTGAGAACATGGGTCAAATGGAAGGTTCAAGATTCTTCAGGGGCCAGCCTCCTCTTCCTTCTTCGCCACCGCCTCCACTTCCAATGGATCCACCCATGAAAGCATACTTTTCTCCACCCAAGCAGCCACCTTCTCTTTTTCCTGTTCAT GAACCCTCAAAGCAGTACTTGGGAGATGCCCAATCTTTTTTGCGAAATCAGTTGACTGCTGAGAAGCCTAAGTTTGTTGATGCCTCCCACTTGTTTCGGCATCCGCATAGAGCTTCTCGTCCTGATCATTTTGTGATCATACTTCGAGGTCTTCCAG GTAGTGGTAAGAGTTACTTGGCAAAGATGTTGCGTGATCTTGAGATTGAAAATGGTGGTGATGCTCCACGTATTCATTCTATGGATGATTATTTTATGACTGAGGTGGAAAAG GTGGAGGATAATGATGCATCGAAGTCTTCAAGTTCAGGCAGAAACAAGAAGGCTGTAAAGAAAAAGGTCATGGAGTATTGTTATGAACCTGAAATGGAGGAG GCTTATCGGTCAAGCATGTTGAAAGCATTCAAGAAAACAGTTGAGGAAGGAGATTTTACCTTTGTTATTG TGGATGACCGCAATCTGCGGGTAGCtgattttgctcaattttgggcAACTGCAAAG AGATCGGGGTATGAAGTTTACATTCTAGAAGCTACTTACAAGGACCCTGCG GGTTGTGCTGCGAGGAATGTCCATGGATTTACACAGGAAGACATAGAAAAGATGGCTGGGCAATGGGAAGACGCTCCATCATTGTATATGCAGCTTGATATGAAG TCATTATTTCATGGAGATGATCTAAAGCAAAGCAAGATACTGGAG GTTGACATGGATATGGAAGATGATCTTGGTGAGGCTTTACCTGCAGTGCAAGGAAGAGAAGCTGAGACAGTTGTTAACCCTCCAGTCAGGGATGATGCAG GTCCTGTAAAGGATGGAAAAAGATGGAGTGCTGAAGAGGAACATGTAATGGAAGTCAGAGAATTGGGTAAAAGCAAATGGTCAGAAGATTTTGCTGAAGATGACATTGTTCACACTGAAGGTATGAAGGGCAATATTAATGCTCTTTCTGGGTTAATTCATCAATATGGCAAGGAACAAAAATCTGTACATTGGGGTGACCAG GCTGGCAATACAGGGTTTTCAATTGGCTCTGCCAGGAAGGTAAATGCTTTGTCTTTAGTGATTGGACCTGGTGCTGGATACAACCTG AACACAAATCCATTACCACAAGAGGATAGTTCAACCCGTAATAGTGCAGAGCCAAAGAAGAACAACACATTTCAAGATCGAATCCGGGCTGAACGTGAATCTTTCAAAGCTGTTTTTGACAGGAGACGGCACCGGATTGGTGGTCTTAATGTGGAGGATGATTGA